The DNA segment GCTCACTTGACTGCTCCGGATGTAATGCCGCGAATGAGTTGGCGTGAGAAGAGGACGTAGAGGATGAGGATGGGCAGGATGGCGAGCGTCAGCGCCGCCAGGACCGCGTTCCAGTTGGTAACGAATTGGCCGATGAAGATCTGCGAGCCCAGCGTCACCGTCTTGGTCGCCTCGCTCGGCGCCAGGATCAGCGGGAACCACAGGTCATTCCAGATCGGGATCATGGTGAAGACGGCGACCGTCGCCATGGCCGGACGAACCAGCGGCAGCACAAGGCGGAAGAAGATCGCATATTCGCTGAGCCCATCGATGCGGCCCGCATTCTTCAAGTCATCCGAGACGGTTCGCATGAATTCGGACAGGATGAAGATAGCGAGCGGCAGGCCCTGCGCCGTGTAGACGAGGATCAGTGAAGTCAGCGTATTGACCAAGCCGGCTGCGACCATACCCTGCAGGATGGCGACCGTGCCGAGGCGGATCGGGATCATGATGCCGATCGCGAGATAAAGCCCCATGATGGTATTGCCGCGGAAGCGGTATTCCGACAGCGCGAAGGCGGCCATGGCGCCGAACAGCAGGGTCAAGACGATCGAGACGATCGTCACGATGAAGCTGTTCTCGAAATAGGTCAGGAAATCCCCCTGCTTTAGAACGGTCTGATAACCGATCAGACTAAAGCTGGATGGCGTTGGGATGCTCAGGGGCGCGCGGAAGATCGAGGCGCGGTCCTTGAAGGAATTGATGATGGTCAGAAACACCGGAAAGATGGCAAGCAACGTGTAGGCGATCAACGCCAGATGCACGAGGCCGGAGCGGACAAGGGAAGTGCGTGCCTTGGACATCGTCGCCTCTCCTCAGAACTGGTAGCGGCGGATGCGCCGCTGGACGATGAAAAGATAGAATGAGACGCCGGCGAGAATGATCAGGAACATTACCGTCGCGATGGTCGCGCCCATCGAGCGGTCGCCGAGCTGTAGCTGGAAGCCGAAGAAGACGCGGTAGAGCAACGTGCCAAGAATATCGGTGGAACCATCCGGCCCCGCCAGCGCGCCCTGCACGGTGTAGACAAGGTCGAAAGCGTTGAAATTGCCGACGAAGGTCAGGATCGAGATAATGCCGATCGCCGGCAGCACCAGTGGCAGCTTGATCTTCCAGAACTGGCTCCAACCGGTGATGCCATCGCACTCGGCCGCCTCGATCACCTCTTCAGGGATGTTCAGTAGCGCGGCATAGATCAGCATCATCGGGATGCCGACATATTGCCAGACCGAGATCAGCGCGACGGTGACGAGAGCCGTGCCCGGCTTGCCGAGCCAGGGAGCAAAGAACGACTTAAGGCCGACCATGCCCATCAAATCGGGCGCCACACCCCAGAGCGGCGACAGAATGAGCTTCCAGATGAAACCGACGATGACGAAGGAAAGCAGCGTCGGCAGAAACATGGCGGTGCGATAGAAGGCGACGAACCGCAGCTTCGGCAGCGACAGCAGCGCCGCGAGCGCGACACCGATCGGGTTCTGCACGCACATGTGGATGGCAAAGAAGATCAAATTGTTGCGCAGCGCATTCCAGAAATCATGCGACCAGCGATCATCCCCGAACAACACTTTGAAATTGTTGAGACCCACGAAGGTCGATTGGTTGTCGACGACGTTGTACAGCGACAGCCGCAATGTCTCGATCAGAGGCAGGATCATCACCGCCGTGTAGACGATGAAGGCCGGAAGAAGGAAAACGAAGAT comes from the Rhizobium sp. NXC24 genome and includes:
- a CDS encoding carbohydrate ABC transporter permease translates to MSKARTSLVRSGLVHLALIAYTLLAIFPVFLTIINSFKDRASIFRAPLSIPTPSSFSLIGYQTVLKQGDFLTYFENSFIVTIVSIVLTLLFGAMAAFALSEYRFRGNTIMGLYLAIGIMIPIRLGTVAILQGMVAAGLVNTLTSLILVYTAQGLPLAIFILSEFMRTVSDDLKNAGRIDGLSEYAIFFRLVLPLVRPAMATVAVFTMIPIWNDLWFPLILAPSEATKTVTLGSQIFIGQFVTNWNAVLAALTLAILPILILYVLFSRQLIRGITSGAVK
- a CDS encoding sugar ABC transporter permease, which produces MSKASISAAFDAVPIKRQKRWHIFVFLLPAFIVYTAVMILPLIETLRLSLYNVVDNQSTFVGLNNFKVLFGDDRWSHDFWNALRNNLIFFAIHMCVQNPIGVALAALLSLPKLRFVAFYRTAMFLPTLLSFVIVGFIWKLILSPLWGVAPDLMGMVGLKSFFAPWLGKPGTALVTVALISVWQYVGIPMMLIYAALLNIPEEVIEAAECDGITGWSQFWKIKLPLVLPAIGIISILTFVGNFNAFDLVYTVQGALAGPDGSTDILGTLLYRVFFGFQLQLGDRSMGATIATVMFLIILAGVSFYLFIVQRRIRRYQF